The stretch of DNA CTGTTTTTCTTGAGGTAAATGTTTTAACGTACGCATATTATGAAGGCGGTCAGCAAGTTTGATTAAAATAACACGAATATCTTGAGCCATCGCAACAAACATTTTCCTATGGTTTTCCGCTTGTTGTTCTTCTTTTGATTTAAATTTTATTTTACCAAGCTTTGTTACACCATCTACTAGCATGGCAACTTCCGCATTAAAAGCATCGCTTATTTCTTCTAACGTTACACTTGTATCTTCCACTACATCATGAAGAAATCCAGCTGCTATCGTGGATGGATCTAAATCTAAATCGACTAAAATACCAGCGACTTGAATCGGATGAATGATATAAGGCTCACCCGATTTACGGTATTGTTCTGCATGAGCATTTTTTGCGAAGTTGTATGCTTGCTCTAAAAATATAATATCTTCATCTCGCAAATAACGTCTCGCATTATTAATTACTTGCTCTGCAGTTAAAACTTGCTCATTGGCCATTTTTATACTCACCTTTTAACCATCTATTTTTTATTATTATTTATATATAAACACCAATCTTTGTATTTTATAAATAATTGTATATTGTAATTATTATCATTAAATTTCAACGCAATGTAAAGGGCTTCTGCAAAGAAAATAGAAATTTGTCGACAAATTTTTTAAGGCAACAGTGTAAAAAATAGTAAAAACACTCTTTCCTAGAGGTATATAGAAAAAACTAGAGTGAAATTTTCCACTCTAGTTGTAAATTATTAATATTTCATTAACGTTAAAATGTCATAGCCGTCTAATTTAGTGCGACCGTCTAAGTATGATAGTTCGATAAGGAAAGCAATACCTGCCACTACCCCACCTAGTTCTTCCACGAGCTTAATTGTTGCTTCAATCGTACCACCTGTCGCTAATAGGTCATCTGTAATTAATACGCGTTGACCTGGCTTAATAGCATCTCTATGAATCGTCAATACGTCTTTACCGTACTCAAGACCATATTCAACTCTTACTACTTCGCGAGGTAGTTTTCCTTCTTTACGGACTGGCGCAAAACCAATACCTAAAGAGTAAGCAACGGGACATCCAATAATAAACCCTCTTGCTTCTGGCCCAACGATTAAATCAATTTCTCTTTCACGAGCATATTCAACAATTTTATCTGTAGCATACTTATATGCTTCACCATTATCCATTAATGTTGTAATATCCTTAAATTGAATGCCCGGTTTTGGCCAGTCAGGTACTATCGTTACATATTTCTTTAAATCCATCTTCTTTATTCCTCCTATGAATAAACGGTTCGTAGTTCGTTTACATGCTCATCAAACCACGTTTTTAATTGGTGATACGTTGAGTATAAAAATTTATTTTCCAACTCTATTTGCTTTTGTTTCTTCTGGTAGGTTCGCGATTCTGTTAAGTCTCGTTTCATGGACCCACTATTTAATGAAATAAAGCCATTGTCTATTGTAACAAATTCTAATTCAAAAAACACCTGTGATATAAAATCTACTGTTTCTTTTGACCAACCTCTAGTTTTTGCGATATCTTCTGCATATCGATTTAAATCGATTGATCCTTTTTTCATAATTAAGCTGTAAAACCACTTAAAATGGTCACGAGTAGGAATTGTGGAGAAAAAGTGATTTTCTCTTTGGTAAAAGCTGGCATATATTCGGGTTGGTTTAGCTAGTTTAATTAACGAAATTAACTGTTCTTCATCAGTTGGTAAATCTAATAATATTAAATGCGTTTCCTCCGAAAAACGATAATTTTCTATATCAACTATATGCAATGAATTACTTTTCCACTCTTCTGCAATAGGCAAGTCGTGTAACGCCTCACTCGAAAAATGAACTAACCTTGCTTTTTCTTTATTTAATTGTTTTAACGTATTGGATAACTGTTTACTAGAACGGATATCAAATAATTGCCATTCGTCTATTTTGATATCTTGAATAAACAACTGTGGTTTCCTTATATTATTCCATTCATTAATCGATAACTCACCTAAAACATGAATTTTACAACTTGGTGATATTTCATGATATGCATCCCCAAATCCAAAGCCTACACAATCTAACGATTCGTTATTTTTTTCAATCATTAATTTAAGATGTGTATTATTACTTCCAATTTGTCGTATTTGTTGAAGAGATGCATTCGGAACAACTACTTTTGGTTTAGGATTAGCAACTCCATACGGAGCGAGTCTTTCCAGTTGTTCAATCGTTTGCAGCGAAATGTCTTCTAGTTCGCATTGCATATCAACATCTGTAATAGGAATAAAATCCTCTTCTGTTAATATCTCACTAGCTTTTCTATTCATTCGAGTGCGTAGCTCATGAACATTTTTCATTTCTAACGTCATCCCAGCAGCCATTGGATGTCCACCGAAATGCGGTAATATATCACGGCAATCGGATAAATGTTCAAAAAGATCAAATCCCTTAATCGAGCGAGCTGATCCTTTCGCTAAACCAGTTTTATCATCAAGACTTAAAACGATTGTTGGACGATAAAACTTGTCCACTAATCTTGAGGCAACAATTCCGATAACCCCTGCATTCCAATCATAACCTTCCACAATAATGAAAGAATGCTCTTCTGGAGGATATTTTTCTTCTACTTGTTTTATCGCTTCTTCTGTAATTTTAGCAACAATTTGTTGTCTCTCTTTATTATAACCATCTATTTCTTCTACTAACGCAACTGCTTCCTCATAAGTAGTTGCCATTAATAGATGAACAGCAGGATCCGCATCTGCTAGCCGACCAACTGCGTTTATTCTAGGACCGATTGTAAAGCCAATTGTTTCTTCTGTAATATTGGCCATGTCCACACCGCACTTTTGAAATAAAGCACGTAATCCCGCTCTTGTTGTACTCTTCATTTGACGAATACCACGATACGCGATTAATCGATTTTCCCCGGTTAAAGGGACTAAATCAGCAATTGTTCCTATCGCTGCAATTTCTATTAAATGTTCTGGTACTCTACCGAGCAGTGCATGAGCTACTTTAAAGGCGACTCCTACTCCAGCAAGCTCTTTATAAGGATAAGAGCATGTTGTTTTTTTCGGGTGAATAATAGCATACGATTCTGGTAATGTTGGACTTGGTTCATGGTGGTCAGTAATAATTAAGTCAAGACCTAACTCTTTCGCAACTTCCCCTTCATGGTGAGCAGAAATACCTGTATCAACTGTTATGATTAACGTATAATTCTGTTCCTTTGCCCATCGAAAGGCTGTTTCGTTTGGTCCATAACCTTCTGTAAAACGATTAGGTATATAAAAGTCCGCTCTTGCCCCGATTTCTTGAAGTGCTGTTAATAAAACTGTCGTACTGCTTACACCATCAGCATCATAGTCACCAAAGACAAGAATTTTTTCTTCTTTCTGTACAGCGGTTTTGATTCTTTCTACTACTTTTTCCATATCTTCTAATAAGAATGGATCGTGAAAATCCATTTCATTAATATTAAGGAAAGATGAGGCTTCTTCTACATCTTCAATGCCTCTATTGACTAAAAGAGTAGCAATTAGAGGTGTTACCTTTAATGTGTCTACTAGCTCTTTCACTTTTTCTTCATTTGGCTTTTTTATATTCCAACGAGATTTTGATAATAACACCGAAACTCCCCCCAACCTTCATTATTATACTAGAGAGGAATTAGGCGTTCAATGAAAAATAGTTGGGAGAAAGGAAATCGCAATTAGAACTAAGGCATTGCTTTTTGTTATTTACGTTTAAAGTTAGTCCGTTTCACTTCGCTACAGACACTTGCTTTCCGCGGGGAGGGAGTCGAGCCTCCTCGGCTTCGCCTGTGGGGTCTCGACCTTCCCTCTACCTCCCGCTGGAGTCAAGTGTCTTCCGCTCCGTTCCACTCTCGGTCCTAATTTTTATATTGTAGCAGTTCTAGACCAACTATTCTTACTCTCCATGGAGCAAATTCAATTTCAATTATGTTTGCCTTGAAAATAGGATGGTGGTTTGATGTTGTTGATAAAGCATCGCGTACGCACAAAAAAAGAGTGCTCGGTGTGAGCGACTCTTTATTCGTGGGGTTCTAGGTTGTTTTCGGAAAGTTTGTTTTCTCCGTTTACTGCTTGGACTTTTTTTAATTGTTTTTTAAGCACGACAATTTGATATATCGCTAATGATCCAGCAATAACTCCGCCCATAAGAGTGGAAAAAAGAATGACCAGTACTAGAGGCCAGTGGGCTGTTCCAAATAAAAAGTTTACTTCAACAGGTGACACATTCAATACAGCAAAGATAGCAATAATGATGGCAAAAATAATCCCTGCTAGTAAATACCATTGGCCCTTCATGATGCCCCACTTCCATTTGAACTGTCTGAATCGTCGTTATAAGGGTTTATGTGAACAAAAACGTTTTGTACTTCTTGTGTCTCCATGAGTTTTTGCTTAACATTCTTTCCGATCTTATGTCCTTCTTCGACAGTAATATATGGGTCAACTGAAATTTTCAAATCCACAATAACATAATGACCGTGTTCTCTCGCGTGAAGCTCATCTATCTTTAATACTCCAGGAACTGTAACGACTATTTGTTTAAAGTGTTCTGCATCTTCATCATGTAAAACGTGATCCATCGTATTATGAATCGACTCTTTTCCTAAATTCCAAGCCATTTTAATAATTAACGCGGCCACAAACAACCCAGCCACTGGATCAAGATATACGAGCCAATCTAATCCGATCATTCCACCGATAATCGCTCCACTGATCCCAATTAAAGCTGCAATGGATGAAAATACATCCGAACGGTGTTCATAAGCGTTTGCAATGATGGCGTCACTTTTTATTTTTTTACCTAGGTTATATTTATATCGGAACATCCATTCTTTCACAATAATGGAGATGATCGCTGCATAGACAGCAATCATTTTTGGAGCTTCAATTTCCTCAAAGAAGGCTGCAAATGAAGATTTACCAATTTCTACTCCTACAAAAAATAATAATACAGCAACGATAATCGCTGCGATATTTTCTGCTTTTCCGTGTCCGTATGGATGGTCTTCATCAGGTGGTCGTTTTGCAGCTTTTAACCCGACATAAACAGCAATGGATCCAGCTACATCTGAGGCAGAGTGAGCAGCATCTGCTACTAACGCTCTACTGTTTCCTAGCACTCCTGCGATTGCTTTTAAAATTGCTAGTATGATGTTCCCAACGATACCGACCATCGCTGCAAACTCGGCTTTTTTAAACCTTTCGTTTTGATCCAATATCACTCGATCCCTTCTTGTCTTTTCTACTCTATATATTGTACCCTTTTTTCCGTAAATGAGGCTAAATATTTCAACGTTTCTAAAACAAGCTCTACTATTACTAGTTTATTCTCGTTTTATAAATCTGTTTGTACTATTGAAACGGGAAGTATATTTTACTTATCCCTCCAGCTCTTTTACAAAGACTATTTTGTCTAGCATAAAAAAATGCCGCTACTTATAGCGACATTTTTTCAACAACTTATACTTCTGGTTCAAGCTCATCTTCAGGTGTTACTTTTTTCGGACGCATTAACTGTTTATGTTTCCATACTAACCATAGCTGAGAAGCTAAGAATAAGGAAGAATACGTACCTGCAACTAGTCCTACAAGAAGCGCAACCGAGAAGTTCGTAATCGATTCACTACCAAAAATCAATAAGGCAACAACTGCAAATAGAATAGTTGCTACTGTGTAGATAGAACGGGTAAACGTTTGTTGTAAACTTACATTTACCACTTCTGCTAAATCATCAAATGTTTTCACACGCTTTTTCTTTTTTAGATTTTCTCGTATTCGGTCAAACGTAACAATTGTATCATTTATCGAATAACCTACTATCGTTAATACTGCAGCTATAAATGTCAAATCAACTTCTAGTCGAACGAGGCTAAAAAAGGCAACGATGAAAAACGCATCATGGAAAAGTGCAATAATAGCAGACGCAGCAAAAATCCATTCGAAACGGATTGTTACGTAAATAATAATTCCCACTGCTGCTATTAAGACTGCAAAAAAGGCATTTCGTGATATTTCTTGGCCAACTATTGGTGATACAGAACTTACATTAGGTTCTGAACCAAATTTAGCCTTTAAATGTTCTTTAATTGTAGCAATGTCTTGTTGATTCAGTTCATCTATAAATCTAGCCACAGCAATTTCTTTATTAGCACCTGACAACACCACATCTCTAGGTTCTAAATTAATTTCAGCTAATTCTTGTTCTACAGCCTCTGCTGAAATAGTGGTGTCGGCCATAATTTCTACACGAGTACCGCTGACAAAGTCTATCCCTAAATTCAGCTTTAACGTACTCAACAAAATAATACCAACTACAACCATTGTCGTGGAGAATATAAAGTATTTTTTACGATGCTTTATAAAATCTACATTTTCAAATCGGTTTGGTGGAACTGTATCTTCTTTCGTATCTTTAATATCCATAATCTCTTCTTTCTTTAATCCGAAGAGATGCGGTTTATTGTTTAATGCTCGACTATACACCCAAAGTCCTAGTAATAGACGTGTACCTAAAACAGCAGTTAAAAAGCTAATTAATATACTCACAATTAACATCGTCGCAAATCCTTGTACAGAGCTTGTACCATAAACGAACATAACTGCTGCTGCTAACAATGTTGTAATGTTTGCATCTAAAATAGTACTTAGAGAGTTTCGATTACCTGCTCGGAATGCCGACATCATCGACTTACCTAATTTAAGTTCCTCTTTTATACGTTCATAAGTAAGTATGTTTGCGTCAACAGCCATACCGACTCCTAATATAAGCGCGGCAATTCCTGGTAAGGTTAACACAGCATTCATTGCGTTAAATACTACTAAAACGAGGAAAATATATAAACTTAACGTTACAACTGCAACAAATCCTGGAACACGATAAACGATTAGCATGAATAAGAATATAATCGCAATCCCAACTGCACCTGCAAATACTGTTTTTTGCAATGCTGTTTCACCAAATTGTGCTCCAACAGACGTAGAATATATTTCTTCTAATTCAACTGGTAAAGCACCTGCATTTAAAAGGTCTGCAAGTTCTTTTGCACTTGGAACAGTAAAGGTCGGACCTTGAATTTGAACTTCTGGCTGGTGAAAGACTTGCTCTACTGTAGCAGCAGATAAATACTTAGGTTCATCTTTTTGTCTTTCCTCTGCAAAGGAATCGACACCTTCTTCAAAATCTAACCAGATTACCATCATATTTTCTGGATATAATTTAGAAGATAGTTCTCTCGTTATTTCTCTAAACTTCTCAGCATCCTTAATTTTTAAAGCAACACTTGGTCTATTTGACTGATCAAACGATTGCGTTGCTCCATTTTCAACTAGGTCTGTTCCGTCCATTAAAAGGTTGTCGTTAATATCACGAAATGTTAGTTTTGCTTCTGTTGATAACAGTTCACGTGCGTTTGTTTGATCTTCTACTCCTGCAAGTTGTACACGAATCCGGTTTTCACCTTCGATATCAATTCGTGGTTCACTTACCCCTAATACGTTAACACGCTTGTTTAAAGCACTTACTGTACTAACGAGCATTTCACGATCAATGTCGGTTCCACTTACAGATTTCACTTCGTAAAGTACTTCAAAGCCCCCTTGTAAGTCCAAACCAAGCTTCATATTATTTGTAATCCAGTTCGTTGATGAACCGATCATACTTGCAATTAAAACAAGTACTAGAAAGAATGCAACTATTCGGCCTCTTTTTACCATGAATAAAAAATCCTCCTTTTGAATGACAAAAGCTGTCTGACCTACGGGTAATCAGAAAAAACATATGTATTATTGCAAAAAGTTTTTCTATTTAATAGGCAATACGTTTATTATGAAACAACAAATTATACCTGTCAATTCTCGTCTTTATTATATTCTTACTGGAATAATGATAACGAAGCTTTCAAAATTCCCACCTTACAAATACGTGTTTACGGAATATAACATTTCATTATTTACAACATTGATTGTTGTTATAGGTTTTAGTTAGTCCGTTGCACTTCGCTGCAGGTGTTCGCTTTCCGCGGGGAGGGAGTCTCACACCTTCCGCTACGTTTCACTCATCGTACAAAACAAAAGTCCAATTTAGCCAGAACTACATTTTTTATAAATTCCCTTTTAATGTAATGTTATTTTTATAATTTCTCCCCAAAAAAGTTTGGTGCTTTGTATGCCTCTATTGTGATGTAGCTCATGTATTCTGCTACTTTTAAGTGATAAACGTCCGAAACTAGTTCATGGAGCCTCTTATCGGACGGCTTTCTCCATGTTTTGTTCGTTAAGCATTCCCACAACCCATCTACTGTTACACTGTCATATCCTAGCATGTGAAATTCATCTACTTTACTTTTTAAAACAGGTTCTAAGTCAAAACGGTAAAGATCATATGCATGCTCTTTTTCTTTTTTCATTTTCAAAAACCCCCATTAATAGATTATTTCTCCTCTTCTTGTCATGCTCGGACTATGTACAAGCATATACATAGGAAAAAGACACGTGCAAAAAGTGAGGCAGAGACTAAATGACGAAGCAAACCTTTATTAAAGGAACGTTAATTTTAATCGTAGCAGGCTTTATAACGAAAATACTTGGCTTTATTAATAGAATTGTAGTTGCCAGACTTATCGGAGAAGAAGGTGTCGGGCTATATATGATGGCCGTTCCAACTCTCGTATTGGCGATTACGATTACTCAGTTTGGTTTGCCTGTTGCTATATCGAAGCTCGTGGCAGAGGCAGAAGCAACTGGAGATAAACGTAGAGTTAAAAAAATACTAGTTGTTTCTCTTTCTGTAACTGGTACGTTAAGTATTATATTTACACCTGCATTAATCCTATTAGCACCGCTACTATCTGAAACGCTATTTACAGATGCGAGAACGTATTATCCATTACTCGCAATTGCTCCTGTTGTGCCAATTGTTGCGATATCCTCGGTAATTCGCGGATATTTCCAAGGAAAACAAAATATGAAACCGGCTGCTATCTCTCAAGTAATTGAACAAGTTGTTCGAATAACACTCGTAGCTGCATTCACGAAAGCCTTCCTACCTTATGGGATTGAATATGCTGCTGCAGGTGCTATGTTATCAGCTGTCATTGGTGAATTAATGTCCCTACTTTACATGCTTTTCATGTTTAAATTTAAAAAACGGTTTCGTTTACGTTCGAAATTTTTCCATTATATCGGTGAAGGTAAACAAACATTTAATGATTTAATGAGAATTGCTGTTCCTACTACTGGTAGTAGAATGATTGGCTCCATTGCTTGGTTTTTTGAACCGATCGTTGTTGCGCAAAGTTTAGCCTTAGCCGGTGTTGCAACGAGCCTTGCTACGAGACAGTATGGAGAATTAGTAGGGTTTGCTCTTCCACTTGTATTTTTACCGTCCTTTATTACTTATTCCTTATCGACTGCGCTAGTTCCTGCTATTAGTGAGGCAGCAGCAAAAAAAAATACGTTATTAATTGAACATCGTCTTCAACAAGCATTGAGACTTTGCTTTGCGACAGGTGGTATTGCGTTAGTAGTTTTATACGTTTTTGCGGAACCGTTAATGCTACTTATGTATGGCAATAGTAATTCGGCTATATATATTAAAGTAATAGCCCCTTTTATACTATTTTACTACTTCCAGGGTCCACTGCAAGCAACTTTACAAGCTTTAGATTTAGCGAAAGCGGCAATGATCAATAGCTTCATTGGAGCATTTGTTAAAACTGGTGCGATTTTTTTACTAGCATCCCAACCTGGCTTAGGTATAATGGGAGCAGCGTTAGCAATTGTTATTGGATTTGTTTTAGTTACATTATTGCATATGAGTACGATTATGAAAGTACTATCGTACACTATATATGTACGCGAATATGCAAAAGGAATTGTCATCATTGTAGGTTGTGTTTTGCTCGGTAATTGGATGATGGATCATCTACTATTGTCTTTCGGCACAATTAGCAGAACTTTACTATTCATTTCAGTATTAACTATTATTTACACACTATTATTAACGGTGTTTGGCCTCGTAAAACGAGAAGAATTTGCTAGAATCCCGTTTCTAAATAAACTGTTAAAGTGACAAAATCGACCTCTAATATGAAGAGGTCGATTTTCATTTATTCTTCATCTATTAAGTCAATAAAAAACTCCCCGTTATCATAACTGCAAAAGGAGATCTTTTTAAAGTCTTTATAGCCTCGTTTTCGTAAATTTTGTCGTAACCAAACTTCTGTTTTATCAACGAGCTCTAGGTGATCCGTTTGGATAATTCCGTCAACAATTAACGGTAAATTTAATGTTGCTTCTTTTTTCTTCGATTTCTTTTTATCTTTTTCAAAAACAGAAAGTTTTCCCGATGGTTCCAAAATGGCAAATTCAACGTCCGCCACATTTTTAACTTGCTGTTCTCTTAATTGAACAAGTAAATCATCAAAATTATACCTTTGTTTCCGCATCGCCTTTTCATTTATTTTACCTTTATTGATGATGACGGTTGGTTCTCCGTCTATAAAACTGCGAAAACGTTGACTTTTGAGTGAAATATAAGCGAGCAATATTTGAATTGCCATTAACGTTAACATCGGAATTAAAGTATGACCCATCGCATCCGTTGGATTTTCAATCGCAACAACTGCCATTTCGGCGATCATAATGAAGACGACTAAATCTAAAATGCTCAATTCACCAATTTCCCTTTTTCCCATTAAACGAAAAATCGCCAGAATGACGACATATAAAAAAATGGTTCTTGTAATTATAACGAAATATTCCTCTATCATTTCATTTCTCCCCCACATAAACAATCGTTACGACTTAGTATGTGCAGTTTTTATACAAACATAATGAGATTAAATTTTTGCAATAAAAAAATATTTAGCTTGTCCGATACAGGTTCTGATTCTAAATTTATTGTCCGTGAATATGCTTGTATTACAAAGCATGTACAAGAAGAAGAAGGGAGTGTTTCACGATGGAATCAAAACGTCTCAGTTTGGCCGTCATGTATGGTCTTATTACAATCTTTTTAATTGCTGTAGCAACAAGTTTAATTTTTTCATTCCTACTTAAGTTTACAACATTACAAGAAGGGTCTATCGCTTGGGTAGTGTTAGCACTATCTTTTTTAGCATTATTTATTGGTGGTTTCGTCTCGGGTGGGAAAGGAAAAGAAAAAGGCTGGTTATTAGGAGCCGCTACTGGTGGCTTATATACGATGATCATTTTCTTATTTCAATACTTAGGTAGTGATTCTTTATTTACGTTACAACAATTAATTTATCACGGAGCTTTTGTTGGTATCGCTACTTTAGGTGGAATTATCGGAGTTAACTTAACTGCAGCGAAAGCATAGTAAAAACCGCAAGTTCTAAAAATAGAACTTGCGGTTTTTATATTAGTCGTTATTTACATCGCGGATCGCTTGACGATCGTATGTAAGGCGTGAACCATCTCCACATTTGATAACAACTTTATCTTCATCAAGTGCATCGATGATACCGTGAAGACCTCCAATTGTCACAACTTTGTTGCCTTTTTCTAAGCTCGTTTGCATATCACGAACCGCTTTTTGACGTTTTTGTTGTGGACGAATTAGTAAGAAGTAAAAAATAGCGAACATTAATAGTAATGGCCAAATTAAACTAAAAATATCACCCATTGTCTCAACCTCCTTTCCTTTATCCCTTTTCTATACTTTTAAAGTTAGAAGTTTTTTGCCCCCGGTTTATTAAAACCATATTTCTCAAAAAACTCTTCTCGAAAATCCCCAAGACGATCTTCTCGAATCGCTTGGCGGACATTCTCCATTAATTTTAACAGAAAATGCAGGTTATGATAAGTTGTAAGTCGTATTCCGAATGTTTCGTCACATTTTATTAAGTGTCGGATGTACGCACGACTATAATTTTTACATGTGTAGCAATCGCATTCTGGATCAATTGGGTCAAAATCACGAGCGAATTTAGCATTCTTTACAACGAGACGGCCTTCACTTGTCATTAATGTACCGTTACGAGCAATTCGTGTAGGTAACACGCAATCAAACATATCAATTCCACGAATAGCACCATCAATTAATGAATCAGGTGAGCCTACTCCCATTAAATAGCGAGGCTTATTATCAGGCATCCATGGAGTTGTGAACTCTAACACACGATTCATGACATCTTTCGGTTCCCCTACTGACAATCCACCAACAGCATAGCCAGGGAAATCTAATGAAACTAAATCTTTCGCACTTTGTTTACGAAGATGCTCGAATTCTCCACCTTGAATAATACCAAATAAACCTTGGTCTTCTGGACGCTTATGAGCAGTTAGGCATCTTTCTGCCCATCTAGAAGTACGCTCAACGGAACGTCTCATATATTCTTCCGTTGCCGGATATGGCGGACATTCATCAAATGCCATCATAATATCAGAACCTAGTGCGTTTTGGATTTCCATCGCTTTTTCAGGGGATAGGAATAGCTTGTCTCCATTTAAATGATTACGGAAGTGAACGCCTTCCTCTTCAATTTTACGAAATTCACTTAAGGAGAATACTTGGAATCCACCTGAGTCTGTTAAAATGGCGCGGTCCCAGTTCATAAATTTATGTAAGCCACCTGCTTCTTTGACAATCTCATGCCCAGGTCGAAGCCAGAGGTGGTATGTGTTACTTAATATAATCCCTGCTCCCATTTGCTTTAAGTCTTCAGGAGACATTGTTTTTACTGTTGCTAATGTTCCTACAGGCATAAAAACTGGTGTTTCAAAAGAACCGTGTGGTGTATGAACACGCCCTAATCTTGCGCCCGTTTGTTTACAAGTTTTAATAAGCTCATATTTAATTGCTGTCATTTTTGAAACTCCTTATACTCATCTCTTTTACAAAATTAACATCGCATCACCGAAGCTGAAGAAACGATATTTTTCTTTTACTGCTTCTTCATACGCGTGAATAACATTGTCTCTTCCTGCTAACGCACTTACTAACATAATTAA from Sutcliffiella cohnii encodes:
- a CDS encoding cation diffusion facilitator family transporter is translated as MDQNERFKKAEFAAMVGIVGNIILAILKAIAGVLGNSRALVADAAHSASDVAGSIAVYVGLKAAKRPPDEDHPYGHGKAENIAAIIVAVLLFFVGVEIGKSSFAAFFEEIEAPKMIAVYAAIISIIVKEWMFRYKYNLGKKIKSDAIIANAYEHRSDVFSSIAALIGISGAIIGGMIGLDWLVYLDPVAGLFVAALIIKMAWNLGKESIHNTMDHVLHDEDAEHFKQIVVTVPGVLKIDELHAREHGHYVIVDLKISVDPYITVEEGHKIGKNVKQKLMETQEVQNVFVHINPYNDDSDSSNGSGAS
- the secDF gene encoding protein translocase subunit SecDF — encoded protein: MVKRGRIVAFFLVLVLIASMIGSSTNWITNNMKLGLDLQGGFEVLYEVKSVSGTDIDREMLVSTVSALNKRVNVLGVSEPRIDIEGENRIRVQLAGVEDQTNARELLSTEAKLTFRDINDNLLMDGTDLVENGATQSFDQSNRPSVALKIKDAEKFREITRELSSKLYPENMMVIWLDFEEGVDSFAEERQKDEPKYLSAATVEQVFHQPEVQIQGPTFTVPSAKELADLLNAGALPVELEEIYSTSVGAQFGETALQKTVFAGAVGIAIIFLFMLIVYRVPGFVAVVTLSLYIFLVLVVFNAMNAVLTLPGIAALILGVGMAVDANILTYERIKEELKLGKSMMSAFRAGNRNSLSTILDANITTLLAAAVMFVYGTSSVQGFATMLIVSILISFLTAVLGTRLLLGLWVYSRALNNKPHLFGLKKEEIMDIKDTKEDTVPPNRFENVDFIKHRKKYFIFSTTMVVVGIILLSTLKLNLGIDFVSGTRVEIMADTTISAEAVEQELAEINLEPRDVVLSGANKEIAVARFIDELNQQDIATIKEHLKAKFGSEPNVSSVSPIVGQEISRNAFFAVLIAAVGIIIYVTIRFEWIFAASAIIALFHDAFFIVAFFSLVRLEVDLTFIAAVLTIVGYSINDTIVTFDRIRENLKKKKRVKTFDDLAEVVNVSLQQTFTRSIYTVATILFAVVALLIFGSESITNFSVALLVGLVAGTYSSLFLASQLWLVWKHKQLMRPKKVTPEDELEPEV
- a CDS encoding LapA family protein, whose amino-acid sequence is MKGQWYLLAGIIFAIIIAIFAVLNVSPVEVNFLFGTAHWPLVLVILFSTLMGGVIAGSLAIYQIVVLKKQLKKVQAVNGENKLSENNLEPHE
- the recJ gene encoding single-stranded-DNA-specific exonuclease RecJ gives rise to the protein MLLSKSRWNIKKPNEEKVKELVDTLKVTPLIATLLVNRGIEDVEEASSFLNINEMDFHDPFLLEDMEKVVERIKTAVQKEEKILVFGDYDADGVSSTTVLLTALQEIGARADFYIPNRFTEGYGPNETAFRWAKEQNYTLIITVDTGISAHHEGEVAKELGLDLIITDHHEPSPTLPESYAIIHPKKTTCSYPYKELAGVGVAFKVAHALLGRVPEHLIEIAAIGTIADLVPLTGENRLIAYRGIRQMKSTTRAGLRALFQKCGVDMANITEETIGFTIGPRINAVGRLADADPAVHLLMATTYEEAVALVEEIDGYNKERQQIVAKITEEAIKQVEEKYPPEEHSFIIVEGYDWNAGVIGIVASRLVDKFYRPTIVLSLDDKTGLAKGSARSIKGFDLFEHLSDCRDILPHFGGHPMAAGMTLEMKNVHELRTRMNRKASEILTEEDFIPITDVDMQCELEDISLQTIEQLERLAPYGVANPKPKVVVPNASLQQIRQIGSNNTHLKLMIEKNNESLDCVGFGFGDAYHEISPSCKIHVLGELSINEWNNIRKPQLFIQDIKIDEWQLFDIRSSKQLSNTLKQLNKEKARLVHFSSEALHDLPIAEEWKSNSLHIVDIENYRFSEETHLILLDLPTDEEQLISLIKLAKPTRIYASFYQRENHFFSTIPTRDHFKWFYSLIMKKGSIDLNRYAEDIAKTRGWSKETVDFISQVFFELEFVTIDNGFISLNSGSMKRDLTESRTYQKKQKQIELENKFLYSTYHQLKTWFDEHVNELRTVYS
- a CDS encoding post-transcriptional regulator: MKKEKEHAYDLYRFDLEPVLKSKVDEFHMLGYDSVTVDGLWECLTNKTWRKPSDKRLHELVSDVYHLKVAEYMSYITIEAYKAPNFFGEKL
- a CDS encoding adenine phosphoribosyltransferase; the protein is MDLKKYVTIVPDWPKPGIQFKDITTLMDNGEAYKYATDKIVEYAREREIDLIVGPEARGFIIGCPVAYSLGIGFAPVRKEGKLPREVVRVEYGLEYGKDVLTIHRDAIKPGQRVLITDDLLATGGTIEATIKLVEELGGVVAGIAFLIELSYLDGRTKLDGYDILTLMKY